The following coding sequences are from one Triticum dicoccoides isolate Atlit2015 ecotype Zavitan chromosome 4A, WEW_v2.0, whole genome shotgun sequence window:
- the LOC119283734 gene encoding WAS/WASL-interacting protein family member 3-like, giving the protein MGRSPRLLLLAALLSAVVAAVGPQPGAPCEPTLLAAQVALFCAPGMATAQCCEPVLLVVDLGVPCLCRVAAVPQLAMAGLDAGHLLTLYRSCGVLRPGVAHLGSAACEGPAPPAAVVSSPPPPTPSPAPRREQPAHDAPPPSSPLPVQEHDGTAPHAKVAPAQPCTSPLAPAAATAPPPLPRHSAAASSKAAFIFVATAMRMNLLPPISAPLAVLICYHGGFGHTRRTNSPCCSRQQPPTSLAHQAAASSAIAVAVAV; this is encoded by the exons ATGGGGAGATCCCCCCGCCTGCTGCTACTCGCGGCGCTCCTCTCGGCGGTCGTCGCCGCCGTCGGGCCGCAGCCGGGGGCGCCGTGCGAGCCCACGCTGCTCGCGGCGCAGGTCGCGCTCTTCTGCGCGCCCGGCATGGCCACCGCGCAGTGCTGCGAGCCCGTCCTTCTCGTCGTCGACCTCGGCGTCCCATGCCTCTGCCGCGTCGCCGCGGTGCCGCAGCTCGCCATGGCGGgcctcgacgccggccacctcctcacgCTCTACAGATCCTGCGGCGTTCTCCGTCCCGGCGTCGCGCACCTCGGCTCCGCCGCCTGCGAAG GACCCGCTCCCCCGGCCGCCGTCGTCAGCAGCCCCCCACCCCCGACACCGTCGCCCGCACCTCGCCGCGAGCAGCCAGCGC ACGACGCACCGCCGCCGTCGTCCCCACTGCCGGTCCAGGAGCACGACGGCACGGCCCCCCACGCCAAGGTCGCCCCCGCCCAGCCGTGTACTTCCCCGCTCGCACCCGCTGCTGCCACTGCCCCGCCGCCCCTGCCACGGCACTCCGCTGCAGCGTCGTCCAAGGCGGCCTTCATCTTCGTCGCCACAGCCATGCGTATGAACCTCCTCCCCCCTATCTCTGCTCCATTG GCAGTTCTAATTTGTTACCACGGTGGGTTTGGACACACTCGCAGGACCAACTCCCCCTGCTGCAGCCGTCAGCAGCCCCCCACCTCCCTCGCGCACCAAGCAGCAGCCAGTAGCGC catcgccgtcgccgtcgccgtctag
- the LOC119287140 gene encoding uncharacterized protein LOC119287140 isoform X1 produces MEVSARLRPPPSTTAPLHRGGGPLRRLLPSARPASRAVSAKPMQIRASAINDLQRSRSSLEALFCYDKAVPEENIGKPAGLDLEKKEVGKNPPCVRCETKGAVLCATCAGSGLYVDSIMESQGIIVKVRCLGCGGTGSIMCSTCGGRGHT; encoded by the exons ATGGAGGTCTCAGCCAGGCTCCGCCCGCCGCCCTCGACGACAGCGCCTCTCCACCGCGGCGGAGGGCCCCTGCGACGGCTGCTCCCTTCGGCCCGGCCCGCGTCCCGCGCGGTCTCCGCCAAG CCAATGCAGATCAGGGCAAGTGCAATTAATGACCTGCAAAGAAGCAGGAGTAGCCTGGAAGCACTGTTCTGCTACGACAAAGCTGTTCCAGAGGAGAATATTGGGAAACCAGCTGGTCTAGATTTGGAAAAGAAGGAGGTTGGGAAGAACCCCCCATGCGTGCGCTGCGAAACTAAAGGTGCTGTGCTGTGCGCAACCTGCGCTGGTTCAGGCTTGTACGTCGACTCTATAATGGAGAGCCAAGGAATCATCGTAAAAGTCAGATGCCTAG GCTGTGGAGGAACTGGAAGCATTATGTGCTCCACGTGCGGAGGTCGCGGGCACACCTGA
- the LOC119287140 gene encoding protein PHOTOSYSTEM I ASSEMBLY 2, chloroplastic-like isoform X2, producing MEVSARLRPPPSTTAPLHRGGGPLRRLLPSARPASRAVSAKIRASAINDLQRSRSSLEALFCYDKAVPEENIGKPAGLDLEKKEVGKNPPCVRCETKGAVLCATCAGSGLYVDSIMESQGIIVKVRCLGCGGTGSIMCSTCGGRGHT from the exons ATGGAGGTCTCAGCCAGGCTCCGCCCGCCGCCCTCGACGACAGCGCCTCTCCACCGCGGCGGAGGGCCCCTGCGACGGCTGCTCCCTTCGGCCCGGCCCGCGTCCCGCGCGGTCTCCGCCAAG ATCAGGGCAAGTGCAATTAATGACCTGCAAAGAAGCAGGAGTAGCCTGGAAGCACTGTTCTGCTACGACAAAGCTGTTCCAGAGGAGAATATTGGGAAACCAGCTGGTCTAGATTTGGAAAAGAAGGAGGTTGGGAAGAACCCCCCATGCGTGCGCTGCGAAACTAAAGGTGCTGTGCTGTGCGCAACCTGCGCTGGTTCAGGCTTGTACGTCGACTCTATAATGGAGAGCCAAGGAATCATCGTAAAAGTCAGATGCCTAG GCTGTGGAGGAACTGGAAGCATTATGTGCTCCACGTGCGGAGGTCGCGGGCACACCTGA
- the LOC119287142 gene encoding pollen-specific leucine-rich repeat extensin-like protein 1: protein MDRAINRTYEEYTPVVEWSHSADASFVKIIVPGFKREEIRVLVDNHGHLRTRGERPVEGGRWSRFQKDLQLPSDCNVDGIRAKFENEALTITLPKKHPSPPQQQAAPVAPVMPMPAPAPATPKPEPRRPYAAPSQKPPPALPEPARPAATAPPPVVPSQNPFADRRPSLARKPADIPAPVRPAPPVPEPESPKRHNGAAATARPELPAFPKPTGEWVREEAKKPQEEAMAAEEEEKRRMEREARGKMEEDRKMAEADKETERMMDMARRRRAAPANRGLLLNVAVAALVLVGITVYVWRNLSAAASGGGDAGAGSYGDEM, encoded by the exons ATGGACCGGGCCATCAACCGCACCTACGAGGAGTACACCCCCGTCGTCGAGTGGAGCCACTCCGCCGACGCCAGCTTCGTCAAGATCATCGTCCCAG GGTTCAAGAGGGAGGAGATCAGGGTGCTGGTGGACAACCACGGCCACCTGCGCACGCGCGGCGAGCGGCCGGTGGAGGGCGGCAGGTGGAGCCGCTTCCAGAAGGACCTGCAGCTCCCCTCCGACTGCAACGTCGACGGCATCCGCGCCAAGTTCGAGAACGAGGCGCTCACCATCACGCTCCCCAAGAAGCACCCTTCGCCCCCGCAGCAGCAGGCCGCGCCGGTGGCCCCGGTGATGCCGATGCCGGCGCCCGCGCCGGCGACCCCCAAGCCCGAGCCCAGGAGGCCCTACGCGGCGCCGTCCCAGAAGCCGCCGCCGGCGCTCCCCGAGCCCGCCAGGCCGGCCGCCACGGCGCCGCCCCCCGTCGTCCCTTCCCAGAATCCCTTCGCTGACCGCAGGCCCTCGCTGGCCCGGAAGCCAGCGGACATTCCCGCGCCGGTAAGGCCCGCGCCACCCGTGCCGGAGCCGGAGTCCCCGAAGAGGCACAACGGAGCCGCTGCCACCGCGAGGCCCGAGCTGCCCGCCTTCCCGAAGCCGACGGGGGAGTGGGTGAGGGAGGAGGCCAAGAAGCCGCAAGAGGAGGCCAtggcggccgaggaggaggagaagcggAGGATGGAGAGGGAGGCGAGAGGGAAGATGGAGGAGGACAGGAAGATGGCGGAGGCGGACAAGGAGACGGAGAGGATGATGGACATGGCGCGGCGGAGGAGGGCCGCGCCCGCCAACCGCGGGCTGCTGCTGAACGTGGCCGTGGCGGCGCTGGTGCTCGTCGGGATCACGGTGTACGTGTGGCGCAACCTCAGCGCCGCTGCCTCCGGCGGCGGGGATGCCGGAGCGGGGAGCTACGGCGACGAGATGTGA
- the LOC119283735 gene encoding inactive protein RESTRICTED TEV MOVEMENT 2-like: protein MQAAAASAPAPRHRVYTAVEPRCEWARAADADTLVVDVSGFMKEELKVLYNTSRKLKVAGERPVGDGRGARWAKFLKSFPVPRSVRAGGIRAVMDKEQAVLYVILPKGSPPPPPPPPPSSMATQKEPSSMATQKEQQPHGERKGDGSSGSSSNGSFWSAQEDAEKNRAEEKNNMVPKETRIQIQEEEEEIATPDAPRNDGGDDDKRWSEKLTPLHAVGFIVIVLAVLGVGALYATLLL from the exons ATGCAGGCCGCCGCCGCGTCGGCGCCGGCGCCGCGCCACCGCGTGTACACGGCCGTCGAGCCCCGGTGCGAGTGGGCGCGCGCGGCCGACGCCGACACCCTCGTCGTCGACGTCTCAG GGTTCATGAAGGAGGAGCTCAAGGTGCTCTACAACACCAGCCGGAAGCTCAAGGTGGCCGGCGAGCGCCCCGTCGGCGACGGCCGCGGCGCGCGATGGGCGAAGTTTCTCAAGTCGTTCCCGGTGCCTAGGAGCGTCCGTGCCGGCGGCATCAGGGCCGTGATGGACAAGGAGCAGGCCGTGCTCTACGTCATCCTGCCCAAGGGatcaccaccgccgccaccgccaccaccgccgtcgtccatgGCCACGCAGAAGGAGCCGTCGTCCATGGCCACGCAGAAGGAGCAGCAGCCCCACGGAGAGCGGAAAGGCGATGGCTCGTCGGGCAGCAGCAGCAATGGCAGCTTCTGGAGCGCACAGGAGGATGCAGAGAAGAACAGGGCTGAAGAGAAGAATAATATGGTGCCTAAGGAGACCAGGATTCAgatacaggaggaggaggaggagattgcCACACCAGATGCACCAAGAAacgatggtggtgatgatgacaaGAGGTGGTCGGAGAAGCTTACGCCTCTGCATGCTGTTGGCTTCATTGTTATCGTCCTTGCGGTGCTAGGGGTTGGTGCACTGTACGCAACGCTGCTACTCTGA
- the LOC119287143 gene encoding 5-methyltetrahydropteroyltriglutamate--homocysteine methyltransferase 1: MASHIVGYPRMGPKRELKFALESFWDGKSSAEDLEKVAADLRASIWKQMSEAGIKYIPSNTFSYYDQVLDTTAMLGAVPDRYSWTGGEIGHSTYFSMARGNATVPAMEMTKWFDTNYHFIVPELSPATKFSYASHKAVSEYKEAKALGVDTVPVLVGPVSYLLLSKAAKGVEKSFSLLSLLDSILPIYKEVVAELKAAGASWIQFDEPTLVKDLAAHELAAFSSAYAELESALSGLNVLIETYFADVPAESYKTLTSLSGVTAYGFDLVRGTKTLELIKSAGIPSGKYLFAGVVDGRNIWADDLAASLSTLQSLEAVVGKDKLVVSTSCSLMHTAVDLVNETKLDSEIKSWLAFAAQKVVEVNALGKALAGLKDEAYFAANAAAQASRRSSPRVNNEEVQKAAAALKGSDHRRATPVSARLDAQQKKLNLPILPTTTIGSFPQTMDLRRVRREYKAKKISEEEYVSAIKEEISKVVKIQEELDIDVLVHGEPERNDMVEYFGEQLSGFAFTANGWVQSYGSRCVKPPIIYGDVSRPNPMTVFWSKMAQDMTPRPMKGMLTGPVTILNWSFVRNDQPRFETCYQIALAIKKEVEDLEAGGIQVIQIDEAALREGLPLRKSEHAFYLDWAVHSFRITNCGVQDTTQIHTHMCYSNFNDIIHSIINMDADVITIENSRSDEKLLSVFREGVTYGAGIGPGVYDIHSPRIPSTEEIADRVNKMLAVLDTNILWVNPDCGLKTRKYTEVKPALTNMVAAAKLIRTQLASTK; encoded by the exons ATGGCGTCCCACATTGTTGGATACCCTCGCATGGGCCCCAAGAGGGAGCTCAAGTTTGCGTTGGAGTCTTTCTGGGATGGCAAGAGCAGCGCTGAGGATTTGGAGAAGGTTGCCGCTGACCTCAGGGCCAGCATCTGGAAGCAGATGTCAGAGGCTGGGATTAAGTACATTCCCAGCAACACCTTCTCATACTATGACCAGGTGCTTGACACAACGGCCATGCTTGGTGCCGTCCCGGACCGCTACTCATGGACTGGCGGAGAGATTGGTCACAGCACCTACTTCTCAATGGCCAGGGGCAATGCCACTGTCCCTGCTATGGAGATGACCAAGTGGTTTGACACCAACTA CCACTTCATTGTacctgaattgagccctgcaaccaAGTTCTCATATGCTTCACACAAGGCTGTCTCTGAATACAAGGAGGCAAAGGCG CTCGGGGTTGACACTGTTCCAGTGCTTGTTGGACCTGTCTCATACTTGCTGCTCTCCAAGGCAGCGAAGGGTGTGGAGAAATCATTCTCTCTTCTTTCacttcttgatagcattcttcccaTCTACAA GGAAGTTGTGGCTGAGCTGAAGGCAGCTGGTGCTTCATGGATTCAGTTTGATGAGCCCACCCTTGTTAAGGACCTTGCTGCTCACGAATTGGCCGCGTTCTCTTCAGCATATGCTGAACTCGAATCGGCACTCTCTGGATTGAATGTGCTTATTGAGACATACTTTGCCGATGTTCCTGCTGAATCTTACAA GACCCTCACATCATTGAGTGGCGTGACTGCCTATGGTTTTGATCTTGTTCGTGGAACTAAGACACTTGAACTTATCAAGAGCGCTGGTATCCCATCTGGGAAGTACTTATTTGCTGGTGTTGTAGATGGAAGGAACATCTGGGCTGATGATCTTGCTGCATCTCTCAGCACTCTCCAGTCTCTTGAGGCTGTTGTTGGCAAGG ACAAGCTTGTGGTGTCCACTTCCTGCTCTCTGATGCACACTGCTGTTGATCTTGTGAACGAGACTAAGCTTGACAGTGAGATCAAGTCATGGCTCGCATTTGCTGCCCAAAAGGTGGTTGAGGTGAATGCACTTGGCAAGGCTTTGGCTGGTCTCAAGGATGAG GCCTACTTtgccgccaatgccgctgctcaGGCCTCAAGGAGGTCGTCACCCAGAGTGAACAACGAGGAGGTTCAGAAGGCT GCGGCTGCTTTGAAGGGCTCTGACCACCGCCGTGCTACCCCTGTTTCTGCTAGACTGGACGCTCAGCAGAAGAAGCTCAACCTTCCTATCCTCCCAACTACAACAATCGGTTCATTCCCTCAGACAATGGACCTCAGGAGGGTCCGCCGTGAGTACAAGGCGAAGAA GATCTCTGAGGAGGAGTATGTCAGTGCTATCAAGGAAGAAATTAGCAAGGTTGTCAAGATCCAAGAGGAGCTTGACATCGATGTGCTCGTCCATGGAGAGCCTGAG AGAAATGACATGGTTGAGTACTTTGGCGAGCAATTATCTGGTTTTGCATTTACTGCCAATGGATGGGTGCAATCCTATGGATCACGTTGCGTGAAGCCACCGATCATCTATGGTGATGTCAGCCGCCCCAACCCCATGACAGTCTTCTGGTCCAAGATGGCTCAGGACATGACCCCTCGCCCAATGAAGGGAATGTTGACTGGCCCTGTCACAATCCTCAACTGGTCATTTGTGAGGAACGACCAGCCAAG GTTTGAGACATGCTACCAGATTGCTCTTGCCATTAAAAAGGAGGTTGAGGATCTCGAAGCTGGTGGTATTCAG GTGATCCAGATCGATGAGGCTGCTCTAAGAGAGGGTCTGCCACTTCGCAAGTCGGAGCATGCTTTCTACTTGGACTGGGCTGTCCACTCATTCAGAATCACCAACTGCGGTGTGCAAGATACCACTCAG ATTCACACTCACATGTGCTACTCCAACTTCAACGATATCATCCACTCCATCATCAACATGGACGCCGACGTCATCACCATTGAGAACTCCCGCTCCGACGAGAAGCTCCTGTCGGTCTTCCGTGAGGGCGTGACCTACGGAGCCGGCATTGGCCCAGGCGTCTACGACATCCACTCCCCCAGGATCCCCTCCACGGAGGAGATTGCCGACCGCGTCAACAAGATGCTCGCGGTCCTCGACACCAACATCCTGTGGGTGAACCCTGACTGCGGCCTCAAGACCCGCAAGTACACGGAGGTGAAGCCCGCCCTGACCAACATGGTTGCCGCGGCCAAGCTCATCCGCACCCAGCTCGCCAGCACAAAGTGA